The Salvelinus alpinus chromosome 29, SLU_Salpinus.1, whole genome shotgun sequence region GCCGACCCCTTATGCAGCTGAAAAGATTAACCAGGATTATATTTCAGGCTAATTTAAAAAGACCTGAGTAGTGAATGGCACTAACCATAAAGGGTAGATTATCTCCAGAGGTGAAAATCCTAATACAAGAGCAGCAAAGGTTGTAATCACCTGTAAATGGTGTACTCCACACCATCTGTACATGTTATTCTACACAAAGGAGCGAACTCTGTGAGGAACTGTCCTCCCTGGAAATGAAGAAGACACGTGTTAGTTTGACAGTCACAAGACAGAAAATCAAAGGATGTCAATACCATAGTATATGTAATAGTAGtgtaaaatataataataatcctaATACGCCAGAGTATCCTTACGGCAGGTAGCCTCGCCgttaagagctttgggccagtaaccgaaaggtcgctggttcaaatcctgaAGCAGACTAGGTGAAAAGTCTGTGCCCTTGCTCAAGGCACTTCACCCAAACTTCTTCTGTAAGTtgcagtgtctgctaaatgactaaaatgtaacaaTATACTAGACTatattaacaacaacaaaaatcactTAAGTTTTAGCAGTACATACCAATGATTTGTTTTGATGCCACCacacctccatcttggcactcccacaccattgtaaaaaatatttaactatagaaatgcattcactaatgtctacatttgtttttagtagtgctgagcgattaactgaAAAGtaggttcaattatttgaattccatttcttTAATTTTTTTATGTGATCTCAATGCTCACATTTCAGTtactctagagataaatcagatccagcctgaactgtgagatgtaatagggagttgtagtttccaacaggccaatattagCGCATATAacttggtaattaactacaataccCATAATCCATTGTGCATCTACTTGTCCGGCCTGCTACATTAGGTTAGTGTGCTGCAGCCTGGAGAGAAGAATGGCAATTGTAAGGGGAATATAAagagcagctgttgcttcgcaaggtatctctacctgagaACACATGATCTAAGTGAATGacagttggtattcagcagtcataaaagtatgcattattacctttgaagaactactaaaattgtgattttgtcaggcagcagctctatagagatgagatgacttggaatgaaataatgtCATGAAATAAAAAATCTTATATACACAACTTAAATAttttaaagtaatgtgaataaattatggttaataagtgataagcagttaATTGTtagttaattgttttattctgtattgttacagcattcaacctaAATAATCgaaaccgaaccgacctcaagatggactaatcgctcagcactttTTTGGGGCCATGTTTATTCTattgcatacttttaaattatattacagtaggtgagctaaacataaaaaaaatGCTAAATTAAAGTGTATATTAAAACATattctttaaagtatttttttatgGTACTAATGTTACCCTCCCCACTacaatttattatttttattaaataGCCTACATGTAactttgtccttgaaacattttaaTGAAATATGGAGGACTACTTTTctgaggagtgccaatatggccaacCCATTGCTTCAAAGCCTCTCCATGGCCAAAACATAGCATCAGCAAAGCAGGATTTATAAACATCATTGGTACATACTCTCTTTGACTTCCCAGACACTCTGTTATGCAGGCGACTGCAGCCAGCGCTGATCTGATAGTTGATGCTCTTGATTGACCTGCCGTTCTGAAGGATAGGGTGACTCTCTGCCAGGGTGATGACACAGATTCTGTCAAAAGAGATCCACAGGAACACATTTGCGCCATGTTTAAATTTACAGAAAATAAATCATGTTGTCTGTGGAGGTAGCAAAGCAGGGACAACATCGGGAGTGTTGTGTCCCAAAGCAACGCGTTGATGAGCTGCAGTTTTGTTTAAGAGCTGCACATTGGCAATTTTAAGTAGGAAATGAACACATTATCTTAGCCAGCTACCTGTTTGAATGCTGAAGAACGCACTGGTCTTCACAATCCTTGCCCTTGATATCTAAGCACAAAGAAGAATACATCGTTCGTTACAACTTTATTCATTCATAAAAAAGAAGCCAGTGGTCCGCAACCATGGACAAGGAGGGATACGGGTTTGGGTTTTTTGGGACCAGCCAGTTCTTAAAGAAATTAGTCCACTGCAAATTCTATGAAAATACATCGCAAAATCTGTCAGGCTAGCTAGCATAACCAAAGCCAAAACACACGTGTTGGTCTCATGTCGACACCCAGTGTCAGTGGTCAACACTGGTAACGTTAGCTAAAATATGTCTAGTTAGCTAATAAGTTACCTGTTTTATACCATCGAGTGTAATACCGATCGATGACAGAGGGTGCCTTATTATGCTCCATGTCTTCCATTGATACAAGTACTAAAgggcattagctagctagctaaataaaagACAAATGTTTGACAGATAAATGTACAAATGCTTCGATTTCGTGACGGAGTGTAAACACTGTTACACACTTCGGGTCCGTCCCTTTCAAAAATCCGGAAGACTTTCAAATTGAAATTCCAAACGTTCCGAGAACCTTTTAATCCGTTATGAAATTACTTGATGTCAACCAAAGATTTATATATATACCCAGGGTTGGGTAGGctgctttctaaatgtaatccgctacaattactagttacctgtccaaaattgtaatcagtaaagtAACTTTGgggttacccaaactcagtaacgtaatcggaTTACTTTCAGTTTCTTTTATATTACTTTCCcataagaggcattagaagacaaaaaagtaatattaccaattgaacgacatctattgtaGAATAAATCAATGTTAGAGTGTACATAGCTTGCCATAAATGGATgttgcattttactttatggttatgtaggcttcttctaagtCATCTTTTTTTACCACAGATATTAATATGATTTtgctatatctttacattaaaaaccaaagtcggTCAGATTTCCATTAATTACAATTCATTTATTACCCCTATATATTCAATAATAGCACTTGGAAAACTGCaaatatagattagccaaattgtaattagctgttgtttatgatttagaTTTTGTTGATTGGGGTCATTGTTTTGAGAAATACTGCTCTTAtagaatggcatgctttgagcactaccgaaaagtgctatttgcatgtgaagaccatggtgcttgcctacggagctgtgaggggaacggcacctccgtaccttcaggctctgatcaggccctacacccaaacaagggcactgcgttcatccacctctggcctgctcgcctccctacctctgaggaagtacagttcccgctcagcccagtcaaaactgttcgctgctctggcaccccaatggtggaacaaactccctcacgacgccaggtcagcggagtcaatcaccaccttccggagacacctgaaaccccacctctttaaggaatacctaggataggataaagtaatccttctaacccccccccccccccccccttaaaagagttagatgcactattgtaaagtggttgttccactggatatcataaggtgaatgcaccaatttgtaagtcgctctggataagagcgtctgctaaatgacttaaatgtaaaatgtaaatgtaaatgaataatGTATGCCATAgtctgcatttgctataggcctattgtttatattgtttgttggtgacactttgaatACTCGATAATTTGCAGCAATTTGTCTATCAAAAGGGCGCGAGGTTGAGGATGTGTCCGTCAGGACTATGGACATACGTTTTTGAATCAGCacgaattagattgagcaataaaagccccacagTATGGAGAACAATACCACGGAGGAGTTGGGagatctgcactatgcagctgttgcaagagcgcatttttcactggctgtctacTGGTCGCAAAAACAATGCTCGATAGGCAGATTAAACTTGttcaattcaaccattattgggttaaaatacTCATATAGCctacatttgtgaacagccatccacaataaccacaatccgtaaggcgcaaatagttaaatgagagagcagcagtgtgattcacctcaatgcgctatgtagacatcaaatcaaatcaaattgtattagtcacatgcgccgaatacaacgggtgtagaccttacagtgaaatgcttacttactagcccctaaccaacaatgcagtttaaaaaatacggataacaataagaaataaaagtaacaactaattgaagagcagcagtaaaataacaatagtgagactatatacaggggggtactggtacaagtcaatgtgtgggggcaccggttagttgaggtaatatgtacatgtaggtagagttattaaagtgactatgcatagatgataacaacagagagtagcagcggtgtaaaagggagGGGGAaatgaaaatagtctgggtagccatttgattaggtgttcaggagtcttatggcttgggggtagaagctgtttagaagcctcttggacctagacttggcgctccggtaccgcttgccgtgctgtagcagagagaacagtctataactagggtggctggagtctttgacaatttttagggccttcctctgacgccgcctggtatagaggtcctggatggcagtaagcttggccccagtgatgtactgggccattcgcactaccctctgtagtgccttgctgtcgaaggctgagcagttgccataccaggcagttatgcaaccagtcaggatgctctcgatggtgcagctgtagaaccttttgcggATCTGAGGACccttgccaaatattttcagtctcctgagagggaataggttttgtcgtgccctcttcacgactgtcttggtgtgcttggaccatgttagtttgttggtgatgtggacatcaaggaacttgaagctctcaaactgctccactgcagccccgttgatgaaaatgggggagtgctcggtcctctttttcctgtagtccacaatcatctcctttgtcttgatcacgttgagggagagtttgttgtcctggcaccacacggccaggtctctgacctcctccctataggctgtctcgtcattgtcggtgatcaggcctaccactgttgtgtcatcggcaaacttaatgatggtgttgaagtcgtgcctggccgtgcagtcatgagtgaacagggagtacaggaggggactgagcacgcacccctgagggggcccCTGTGTtcaggatcagcatggcggatgtgtttttacctacccttaccacatgggggcggcccgtcaggaagtccaggatccagttgcagagagaggtgtttagtcccagggtcattagcttattgataagctttgagggcactatggtgttgaacgctgagctgtagtcaatgaatagcattctcacataggtgttccttttgtccaggtgggaaagggcagtgtggagtgcaatagatatcagtaagtgatatccgtatcgcctgtaggctacaccactgctgtcttccttacctccaagtgtttgttcaagttggataatctttggataccgacagcagtcacaccattggaagacatagcttggactgtagcctacaaaagcctattcttgCTATTTTCCCGCAATTCATCAAATTattttggtgtgtcatcatagtggtctctgacttgtggtcagacttgctCAGGCTGAACAAATTTaaacttttttcaatgctgatttggatttgattgagaaaacagaaaagtGTCAAATAATTTGTTTGCAAACATCCTTTtttaatttaaaagtaatcctaaaGGTAATCATCTATTTTTTCCAAAGTATCTGTAatttgattacaatattttagctggtaagTAATGGATTAGAGTTACAGTTTTTTAATAATCCGTtacatgtaactgattacatgtaatctgttactccccaaGCCTGTATATaccctagatcagtggttcccaaactttttatagttccataccccttcaaacattcaacctctagctgcataccccctctagcaccagggtcagaacactctcaaatgttgtttttttgccattaagcctgccacacacacactatacgatacatttattaaacataagaatgagtgtgagtttttgtcacaacccggcccgtgggaagtgacaaagagctcttataggacaagTGGACaaacaataatataataataatcaataagtttgctctttatttaaccatcttacatattaaaccttatttgttcatcgacaattgtgaataactcaccacagattAATGAGAAGGATGTGCTTGAAAGGaggcacataactctgcaatgttgggttgtattggagagagtatcagtcttaaataattttccacacactgtctgtgcctgtatttagttttcatgctagtgagggccgagaaaccactctcacataggtacgtggttgcaaagggcatcagtgtcttaacagcgcgatttgccaaggcaggatactctgagcgcagcccaattcAGAAATCTGgaagtggcttctgattaaattacattttcacaaaaccgcttgttgcaatttcgatgaggttaTCTTGttttctctcgcctgagtagcctcgtttcactgccaaaaatttaATTAAATCATctgtggcgtcgggagcaactgcttgcccgcgcgttaccactccactatgtctccctgtcacggcttttgcgccatcagtacagataccaacatgagcagcagctacgtttggctacatacggaacCCCTTAAAAGCAACTTCTCGTTTTGAAATCAGCCTATGTGGCTTTGAAATGAGTCAAAAACATTTATTCCACTGTCAAAGATGATACGAAAAAATAGTATGTCACGGAATAAAGGGTAGGCTACCGTAACAGTTTTCATTGGGTTGGGTTTACTTCCAATCCTGCCCACAAGCCCAccaatgtacatgggacaatatttttaaatgtcaatagctccaaatttcaatgacttaaaaaacctcaaaccaactataaatgGTAGAAATTCAtgtacaaatattgaaagcattaaATAAGACAACTTAAATATttgcaacatgaaaatattgtcccattttcatattgtcccatttacatctccactgggattctctgcctctaaccctattacaggggctgagtcactggcttactggtgctcttccatgccgtccctaggaggggtgtgtcacttgagtgggttgagtcactgacgcccccccttgggttgtgccgtggtggagatctttgtgggctatactcggccttgtctcaggatggtaagttggtggttgaagatatccctctagtggtgcgggggctgtgctttggcaaagtgggtggggttatatcctgcctgtttggccctgtctgggggtatcatcagatggggccacagtgtctcctgacctctcctgtctcagcctccaggatttaggctgcagtagtttatgtgtcggggggctagggtcagtctgttatatctggagtatttctcctgtcttatccggtgtcctgtgtgaatttaagtataatctctctaattctctctttctttctctctttctttctttctctcaaaggacctgagccctaggaccatgcctcaggactacctggcatgatgactccttgctgtctccaGTCCACCAGTCCGTGCTCCTGCTCCAGttttaactgttctgcctgcggctatggaaccctgacctgttcaccggaagtgctacctgtcccagacctgctgttttcaactctctagagacagcaggagcggtagagatactctgaatgaaaagccaactgacatttactcctgaggtgctgacctgttgcaccctcgacaactactgtgattattattatttgaccatgctggtcatttatgaacatttgaacatcttggccatgttctgttataatctccacccggcacagccagaagaggactggccacacctcatagcctggttcctctctaggtttcttcctaggttttggcctttctagggagtttttcctagccaccgtgcttctacacctgcattgcttgctgtttgggattttaggctgggtttctgtacagcactttgagatatcagctgatgtaagaagggctatataaatacatttgatttgatttgcattgcattgtgtaatttattgatggtccctaactagccccagagACAGGCTATAAAATGTCAAACCAATTTTGCCACAgtcacacaccagccagctgaaaCTAATTGGTGAAAGAAGTTGGCTAGCAACAGCTAGCCTAGGCGACTTCAAGACACAAGAACTGGTTAGACTGTTTCAAGTTTTCTAGAAGGGTGAGTGACTGTAGCTGTGTGCTGTTTTGGCAGAGTGAATGTACAAACGCTTGCCACGTGCGAACACACACAAGAGACACCCACAAGCGACCCTGGGGAGCTTTGTGTTCACATTGCCCTAAAAAAGGGAACCAGACCGCGGAATTCAAGCGAACCGAACTCAGACCACCTCTCAAGATTAACCGAACCGCACTAAATTCATAAAAATTACCTGAAAGGGACCTTGTGAAAACACCCGTAGGTTCAATGTTGCTGCATTGCAGTTTCCTACATGATCCCTCAAACAAGCTGTCAGTTTCTCATGCCCTTCAAGCTCAACTTGATGTGATTACTAATGAATCCAACCCCTAAAACTGGGTTAAATCCTAAATGCTCCGAAACAAGTGTTTCATCAATTAATAATGCCCTTCACAATCAACACTTCCCAATAGTTATCACATCAGTAGCTATTACATAATATATTTCAACATATATTTACAACTTTTTCTTCACTTCTTCCCTAGGGAAGGCTGATGCAAAGAATCTTAGCAGAGGGTAAAACTGCTGACTCTATTTCAAATCTCCATCAGTATTCTCCTGAGAGGATACAGTATAGACCAACCTTTTCAAACTTCCAAGGTCCATCCATTTTACATCATGTTAAATGAGGATGCCAGATCCCACATGGACAGGTAGGTAATTAAGGTTTTGCAAAAGAATGTTCTATCTGAATGAACACTCACATGTTTCAAATTTTCTGGTCAAGTTTTCTGTACATTCAGCTGGTTTTGTTGTGGAGTAGGTCTACTGTGTAATAGCCCACATAGGCACCCAGCCGTTTGATTGACGTTTCCCGAAATGTCTGAAAGGATAGCTTTCAACTTGTGCAACCCCTGACCTCTCTCCTCCAGCAAAGTGTGCTTGGATCATTATTGTGACTTTTACTCTCTGTTATAATGCCACTAGATGTCCCTGTAATACAACCTTGGAGAGGTTAGTTCATGGCAAATCCATCAGGGTAATACAAGCCATACACATGCTAGTTAGTCACAGTCTCTACAGTTTTAATTGATGATTCATCCCGGCTAATCTTCCGAACGTAGGCTCCTACTGATTGATGTGTTTTGCTCTGATTCTGTTAACGGTATTGCAATAAAAATCTGTTTTATTTCCTGGAAGTTCTTATCAATATCAATCAAACTTTTATACTCAGCTTTAATGTTTCTCGCAGGCCTCATATAAATATTCCTCCATGCAAATTATTGTCACTGATTACGTAATGATTTCTAAGGGCTAGGGGTGGGACAGAGGGACCATGGGAATGTTTTCCCTTCCTGAGTTTGAGAAATTGAGATTCCAGGCATATCGGACGTGGCTGTTTGGCCTTCATTTGGAGGGAACAGTTATTTTTTTCTTGCACAAGGCAGCTTAAGTGAAATGTACTCACTTTGGccacgagagaaagagagagggggggggggtagagagagaggaagagaggtacaGCACATATAGTTTTTCCATGTATCGGCTAACAGGAAACTGTGGCTGAAAACTGCCTCCTAAATACAATTTTCCATTACTCTTCCCTGTGGTAGTGCGTAGTCTGTAATTGAttcagaaaaaaatacaaaactgcaGCTGAGACAAATATAAATAATGCATTGGATctggtttaaaaaacaaaaacaaaaaacggtTACATCCAATGACTGAAATACTACAATACTTCCCTCCAAGTCTCCCAGTCTGGGTTGGTGTGACAGAAATAGGACTGTATTTAGTCTCTGTGAGAGGAGGATGATGCTCATCTCTCGACTGCCTGTAAGTCAATTGCTCAACAAGGTGCATTACAAAGACATCTGTCACTACAGGAACAATGATTATTGTCTTAGAGTGCTCTGTGGAAGTGCTTAGGTCTAAGAGGATCCTGTATTGAGAAGGCATAGTTTCACCTCTTACACTCGCACTGTCTAGGGGAACGATGGTGATGAAGCCACAGCCTGACAAAAGTTCCTCAGTTGAGTTGCTTAGTTTTACACACTGAAAAATAACTTGAATTTTTCCAAActttgtcacgttacagccttattctaaacttgatcaaattaaataaatcctcactagtctacacacaataccccataatgaaaaagagataacaggttttttgaaatgtttgcgaatttataatataaaatataatacagaaataccttatttacataaatattcagacactttgctttgagactcgaaattgagctcaggtgcatcctgtttccattgatcatccttgagatgtttctacaacttgattggagtctacctgtggtaaattcaattgattggacatgatttggaaaggcacacacttgtctatgtaaggtctcacagttgacagtgcatgtcagagtaaaaaccaagccatgaggtcgaaggaattgtccgtagatctccgagactggattgtgccgaggcacagatcgggggaagggtaccaaaatatttctgcagcattgaaggtccccaagaacacggtggcctcaatcattctttaatagaataagtttggaaccaccaagactcttcctagagatggccgtTCGGAaaaactgagcaatcaagggaaagggccttggtcagggaggtgaccaagaacgcgatggtcactctgacagagctctagagttcctctgtgcacatggttgtccttctggaaggttctcccatctctgcagcactccaccaatcaagcctttatggtagagtggccagacggaagccactcctcagtaaaaggcacatgggagcccgcttggagtttgccaaagggcacctaaagactcgcagaccatgagaaacatggtctgaggaaaccaacattcaactctttggcctgaatgccaagagtcacatctggaggaaacctggcaccatccctacggtgaaacatggtggtgtttttgagcggcagggactgggagactagtcaggatcgaaggatagatgaacggagcaaagtacagagagatccttgatgaaaacctgctccagagcgatcaggacctcagactggggtgaaggttcaccttccaacaagacaacgaccctaagcacacagccaagccaacacaggagtggcttcgggacaagtctctgaatgtccttgagtggcccagccagagcccagacttgaacctgatctaacatctatggagagacctgaaaatggctatgcagcaaagctccccatccaacctaacagagcttgagaggatctgcagagaagaattggagaaactccccaaatacaggtgtgccaagcttctacCCAAGAAGCTTCGAGGCTGtatttgctgccaaaggtgcttcaacaaagtactgagtaatgggtctgaaaatgtatgtaaatgtaatattttagtttttttatttgtaataaatgagcaaaaatgtataaaaacctgtttttgctttgtcattatggggtattgtctgtagattgatgaggtaaaaaaaaatgttcccgagtggcgcagcagtctaaggcactgcatttcagtgctagaggcgtcactaccctgacctgttcactggacgtgctaccttgcccCGGAACTGCTGTTTTcggatctctctctctaccgcacctgctgtctctaactctgaatgctcggctatgtaaagccaactgacatttactcctgaggtgctgacctgttgcaccctctacaacaactgtgattattattatttgaccctgctggtcatctatgaacatttgaacatcttggccatgtactgttataatctcaacccagcacagccagaagaggactggccacccctcatagcctggttcctctctaggtttcttcctaggttcctgcctttcaagggagtttttcctagccaccttgcttttacatctgcattgcttgctgtttggggttttaggctatgtttctgtacagcactttgtgac contains the following coding sequences:
- the abitram gene encoding protein Abitram, with the translated sequence MEDMEHNKAPSVIDRYYTRWYKTDIKGKDCEDQCVLQHSNRICVITLAESHPILQNGRSIKSINYQISAGCSRLHNRVSGKSKRGGQFLTEFAPLCRITCTDGVEYTIYSCIRGRLLEVNEDILERPELLLGKPSTEGYIAVILPKIEESKTVTNGLLSREEYESVVSKRTRSTQPEPQPEPQPEPCLGMGSQGLLTLSSAQLE